One window of Actinomycetes bacterium genomic DNA carries:
- a CDS encoding dihydroorotase has protein sequence MSAYVLRGPRILGGEAADVLVEDGVVAEVGTRVSRAGATVVDAEGLVLLPGLVDLHTHLREPGREDAETVETGTRAAALGGFTAVHAMANTDPVADTAGVVEQVWRLGREAGHADVQPVGAVTVGLQGQRLAELGAMADSAARVRVFSDDGHCVSDALLMRRALEYVKAFDGVVAQHAQEPRLTEDAQMNEGVLSGVLGLKGWPAVAEEAIVARDVLLAEHVGSRLHVCHVSTAGTVDILRWAKARGIDVTAEVTPHHLLLTDELATTYDPTYKVNPPLRTKADVEALRLALADGTIDAVATDHAPHAVEDKDCEWAAAAFGMLGLETAVGVVAEAMITTGLLDWAGVADRMSLRPARIGRLPGHGRPVAAGEPANLTLVDPAARVTVRPEALASRSRNTPYAGRELPARVVATFLRGTPTVLDGSLA, from the coding sequence GTGAGCGCGTACGTGCTGCGCGGGCCACGCATCCTCGGCGGCGAGGCGGCCGACGTCCTCGTCGAGGACGGGGTCGTCGCCGAGGTCGGCACGCGGGTCAGCAGGGCGGGTGCCACCGTCGTCGACGCCGAGGGGCTCGTCCTCCTGCCGGGCCTCGTGGACCTGCACACCCACCTGCGCGAGCCGGGTCGCGAGGACGCCGAGACCGTGGAGACGGGCACCCGGGCGGCCGCCCTCGGTGGTTTCACGGCGGTCCACGCGATGGCCAACACCGACCCGGTGGCCGACACCGCGGGCGTCGTCGAGCAGGTGTGGCGGCTGGGCCGGGAGGCCGGGCACGCCGACGTGCAGCCGGTCGGCGCCGTGACCGTCGGCCTGCAGGGGCAGCGCCTCGCCGAGCTGGGGGCGATGGCCGACTCGGCGGCGCGCGTACGCGTCTTCTCCGACGACGGGCACTGCGTCAGCGACGCCCTGCTCATGCGCCGGGCGCTGGAGTACGTCAAGGCCTTCGACGGGGTCGTCGCCCAGCACGCGCAGGAGCCGCGGCTGACCGAGGACGCCCAGATGAACGAGGGCGTCCTGTCCGGAGTCCTCGGCCTGAAGGGCTGGCCGGCCGTGGCGGAGGAGGCGATCGTCGCCCGCGACGTCCTGCTCGCCGAGCACGTCGGCTCCCGCCTGCACGTCTGCCACGTGTCCACGGCGGGGACGGTCGACATCCTGCGCTGGGCCAAGGCCCGCGGCATCGACGTCACGGCCGAGGTCACCCCGCACCACCTGCTGCTGACCGACGAGCTCGCGACGACGTACGACCCGACCTACAAGGTGAACCCGCCGCTGCGCACCAAGGCCGACGTGGAGGCGCTGCGCCTCGCCCTCGCTGACGGCACGATCGACGCGGTGGCCACCGACCACGCCCCGCACGCCGTCGAGGACAAGGACTGCGAGTGGGCCGCGGCGGCCTTCGGGATGCTCGGGCTGGAGACCGCCGTCGGCGTCGTCGCCGAGGCGATGATCACGACGGGGCTGCTCGACTGGGCGGGGGTCGCGGACCGGATGTCCCTGCGGCCGGCCCGGATCGGGCGCTTGCCCGGCCACGGGCGCCCGGTCGCGGCGGGGGAGCCCGCCAACCTCACGCTGGTCGACCCGGCGGCCAGGGTCACGGTGCGCCCCGAGGCGCTGGCCAGCCGCAGCAGAAACACGCCCTACGCCGGGCGCGAGCTGCCGGCCCGCGTCGTGGCGACCTTCCTGCGCGGCACCCCGACCGTCCTCGACGGGAGCCTCGCGTGA
- a CDS encoding dihydroorotate dehydrogenase produces the protein MTRMRLTRPAESGAALPDVDMSTSLGPLLLPDPVLTASGCAAAGRELEPFVDLTAIGAVVTKSVMLKPRSGRPTPRMAETPSGMLNSIGLQGPGIEAFVDKDLAWLRQRGVRTVVSIAGSSVEEYVKLAQRLRLADGVAGVEVNISCPNVEDRGQVFACDPAAAAQVVHGVRRSTAPGVAVLAKLSPDVTDIVAVARAVVDAGADGLSMINTSLGMVIDTDTLRPALAGVTGGLSGPAIRPLAVRCVWQVHAALPDVPILGMGGIWSGLDALQFVLAGASAVSVGTVVFHDPSAVARVSAELRRALAEHGFGKLSEAIGYAHRGEGLAVGAAPDEGEGAGAEG, from the coding sequence ATGACCAGGATGCGGCTGACCCGGCCGGCCGAGTCGGGCGCCGCCCTGCCCGACGTCGACATGTCCACCTCGCTCGGCCCGCTGCTGCTCCCCGACCCGGTGCTCACGGCCTCGGGCTGCGCCGCGGCCGGGCGCGAGCTCGAGCCCTTCGTCGACCTCACGGCCATCGGCGCGGTGGTCACCAAGTCGGTGATGCTGAAGCCGCGGTCGGGTCGGCCGACGCCGCGGATGGCCGAGACACCGAGCGGGATGCTCAACTCGATCGGGCTGCAGGGCCCCGGGATCGAGGCGTTCGTCGACAAGGACCTCGCCTGGCTGCGCCAGCGCGGTGTGCGCACGGTGGTGTCCATCGCCGGCAGCAGCGTCGAGGAGTACGTCAAGCTGGCCCAGCGGCTGCGCCTGGCGGACGGCGTGGCCGGCGTCGAGGTCAACATCTCCTGCCCCAACGTCGAGGACCGCGGGCAGGTGTTCGCGTGCGACCCGGCGGCGGCGGCCCAGGTCGTGCACGGGGTCCGTCGCTCGACGGCGCCCGGCGTAGCCGTGCTGGCCAAGCTGAGCCCGGACGTCACGGACATCGTCGCGGTGGCCCGGGCGGTGGTCGACGCGGGCGCCGACGGGCTGTCGATGATCAACACCTCCCTCGGGATGGTCATCGACACCGACACGCTGCGACCGGCCCTCGCCGGCGTCACCGGCGGGCTGTCGGGCCCGGCGATCCGGCCGTTGGCGGTGCGCTGCGTGTGGCAGGTGCACGCCGCGCTCCCCGACGTCCCGATCCTGGGCATGGGCGGGATCTGGAGCGGCCTCGACGCCCTCCAGTTCGTGCTGGCCGGCGCCTCGGCGGTCTCGGTCGGCACGGTGGTCTTCCACGACCCGTCGGCGGTCGCCCGGGTGTCCGCCGAGCTGCGCCGGGCCCTCGCCGAGCACGGCTTCGGCAAGCTGTCCGAGGCGATCGGGTACGCCCACCGGGGCGAGGGTCTCGCGGTCGGTGCGGCGCCCGACGAGGGTGAGGGTGCGGGAGCCGAGGGGTGA
- the carA gene encoding glutamine-hydrolyzing carbamoyl-phosphate synthase small subunit, whose amino-acid sequence MSAALLVLEDGRTFRGRAYGAVGETFGEAVFATGMTGYQETLTDPSYHRQVVVMTAPHIGNTGVNDEDPESARIWVSGYVVRDPARRPSSWRSRRSLDEELASQGVVGISGIDTRALTRHLRDRGAMRVGVSSVTADADALLGRVLESPMMEGADLTAQVTTRQAYVVPALGERRFTVVAVDLGIKAMTPHRMAQRGIEVHVVPATSTPEELLAIGADGVFLSNGPGDPATADHAVALARAALDAGVPTFGICFGNQVLGRALGLGTYKLRYGHRGINQPVQDRTTGRVEVTAHNHGFAVDAPADGTPFETPYGRAFVSHVNLNDGVVEGLALLDAPAFSVQYHPEAAAGPHDAGYLFDRFADLMRTREPVAGRAD is encoded by the coding sequence GTGAGCGCAGCCCTGCTGGTCCTCGAGGACGGGCGGACCTTCCGCGGGCGGGCGTACGGCGCGGTCGGGGAGACCTTCGGCGAGGCGGTCTTCGCCACCGGCATGACCGGCTACCAGGAGACGCTGACCGACCCGAGCTACCACCGTCAGGTCGTCGTGATGACCGCCCCGCACATCGGCAACACCGGCGTCAACGACGAGGACCCCGAGTCGGCGCGGATCTGGGTCAGCGGCTACGTCGTCCGCGACCCCGCCCGTCGCCCGTCGAGCTGGCGGTCCCGGCGCAGCCTCGACGAGGAGCTGGCCAGCCAGGGTGTCGTCGGCATCAGCGGCATCGACACCCGGGCGCTGACCCGCCACCTGCGCGATCGCGGCGCGATGCGCGTCGGTGTCTCGTCGGTGACCGCCGACGCCGATGCGCTGCTGGGGCGCGTCCTGGAGTCCCCGATGATGGAGGGGGCCGACCTCACCGCGCAGGTGACCACGCGGCAGGCCTACGTCGTCCCGGCCCTGGGCGAGCGGCGCTTCACTGTCGTGGCGGTGGACCTCGGCATCAAGGCGATGACGCCGCACCGGATGGCGCAGCGGGGCATCGAGGTGCACGTGGTGCCAGCGACGTCCACCCCGGAGGAGCTGCTCGCGATCGGCGCTGACGGCGTCTTCCTCTCCAACGGGCCCGGGGACCCGGCGACGGCCGACCACGCCGTCGCCCTCGCGCGCGCCGCGCTCGACGCGGGGGTCCCGACCTTCGGCATCTGCTTCGGCAACCAGGTGCTCGGGCGCGCGCTCGGCCTGGGGACGTACAAGCTGCGGTACGGCCACCGGGGCATCAACCAGCCCGTGCAGGACCGCACCACGGGCCGGGTCGAGGTCACCGCGCACAACCACGGGTTCGCGGTCGACGCCCCGGCCGACGGCACGCCGTTCGAGACGCCGTACGGCCGCGCCTTCGTCAGCCACGTCAACCTCAACGACGGCGTCGTCGAGGGACTCGCGCTGCTCGACGCGCCCGCCTTCTCGGTGCAGTACCACCCGGAGGCGGCGGCCGGCCCGCACGACGCGGGGTACCTGTTCGACCGCTTCGCCGACCTGATGCGAACGCGCGAGCCGGTGGCGGGGAGGGCCGACTGA
- a CDS encoding dihydroorotate dehydrogenase electron transfer subunit produces MAPVQVRGEVLSNRRVGAYHLLTLVAPGIAEVSRPGHFVALAVGGENTSMLLRRAFSIYRVAERGVYGGTVELVIAPKGPGTRWLADLRAHDPVDVVGPLGHPFALPREVVTATLVGGGYGAAPLFTLAEQLRARGCRVDFVIGAATDAKLFGALDAKRISTQVAITTEDGSTGERGLVTDVLPAMLARNASDVVYACGPMPMLAAVARVAHAYGAHSQCAVEEAMACGVGVCMTCVLPVIGEDGVTRMVRSCTDGPVFNGDLVRWDDIGTVPADALGAPVADGGAERFRAGAAVGGSTS; encoded by the coding sequence ATGGCACCGGTCCAGGTGCGCGGCGAGGTCCTGTCCAACCGCAGGGTCGGGGCCTACCACCTGCTCACCCTCGTCGCGCCCGGGATCGCCGAGGTCTCCCGTCCGGGCCACTTCGTGGCGCTCGCCGTCGGCGGTGAGAACACCTCGATGCTGCTGCGCCGCGCGTTCTCGATCTACCGGGTCGCCGAGCGCGGCGTATACGGCGGCACCGTCGAGCTCGTCATCGCGCCCAAGGGGCCGGGCACCCGCTGGCTGGCGGACCTGCGCGCGCACGACCCGGTCGACGTCGTGGGGCCGCTCGGGCACCCGTTCGCGCTCCCGCGCGAGGTGGTGACGGCGACGCTGGTCGGCGGTGGGTATGGCGCCGCGCCGCTGTTCACCCTGGCCGAGCAGCTGCGGGCGCGCGGCTGCCGCGTGGACTTCGTCATCGGCGCGGCCACGGATGCGAAGCTGTTCGGGGCGCTGGACGCCAAGCGGATCTCCACGCAGGTCGCGATCACCACCGAGGACGGCTCGACGGGGGAGCGCGGGCTGGTCACCGACGTGCTGCCGGCGATGCTCGCGCGCAACGCCTCGGACGTCGTCTACGCGTGCGGGCCGATGCCGATGCTCGCCGCGGTCGCCCGGGTGGCCCACGCCTACGGCGCCCACAGCCAGTGCGCCGTCGAGGAGGCGATGGCCTGCGGCGTCGGCGTGTGCATGACCTGCGTGCTGCCGGTGATCGGCGAGGACGGGGTTACCCGCATGGTCCGCTCGTGCACGGACGGGCCGGTCTTCAACGGGGACCTGGTGCGCTGGGACGACATCGGGACGGTGCCCGCGGACGCCCTCGGGGCGCCGGTGGCCGACGGCGGCGCCGAGCGGTTCCGGGCCGGCGCCGCGGTCGGCGGGAGCACCTCATGA
- a CDS encoding aspartate carbamoyltransferase catalytic subunit, with translation MTRHLVSVDDLTHDDAVLVLDTADELARLADRPVKKLPTLRGRTVVNLFFEDSTRTRISFEAAAKRLSADVITFSAKGSSVSKGESLKDTALTLEAMGADAVVVRHHASGAPHRLAHSGWINGVVVNAGDGTHEHPTQALLDAFTLRRHLAGGTGDLAGRRVAIVGDVLHSRVARSNVKLLHLLGADVTLVAPPTLLPVGVDSWPCTVTYDLDAALPKSDAVMMLRVQRERMDPGGGGFFPSAAEYARRYGLDATRAATLPDHAIVLHPGPMNRGMEISAEVADGSRSVIVEQVTNGVSVRMAVLYLLLGGAQPAIGEQPGVAE, from the coding sequence ATGACCCGCCACCTGGTCAGCGTCGACGACCTCACCCACGACGACGCGGTCCTGGTCCTCGACACCGCCGACGAGCTCGCCCGTCTCGCCGACCGCCCGGTCAAGAAGCTTCCGACGCTGCGCGGGCGCACCGTCGTCAACCTGTTCTTCGAGGACTCCACGCGTACCCGGATCTCCTTCGAGGCAGCCGCGAAGCGCCTCTCGGCGGACGTCATCACCTTCTCCGCCAAGGGTTCCAGCGTGTCCAAGGGCGAGTCGCTCAAGGACACCGCGCTCACCCTCGAGGCGATGGGGGCCGACGCCGTCGTGGTCCGCCACCACGCGAGCGGCGCGCCGCACCGGCTGGCGCATTCCGGATGGATCAACGGCGTGGTCGTCAACGCCGGCGACGGCACCCACGAGCACCCGACGCAGGCGCTGCTCGACGCCTTCACGCTGCGCCGCCACCTCGCCGGCGGCACCGGCGACCTGGCCGGCCGCCGGGTGGCCATCGTGGGCGACGTCCTGCACAGCCGGGTGGCCCGCTCCAACGTCAAGCTGCTGCACCTGCTCGGGGCCGACGTCACTCTCGTCGCCCCGCCGACCCTGCTGCCGGTCGGGGTGGACTCCTGGCCGTGCACGGTGACCTACGACCTCGACGCGGCCCTGCCCAAGAGCGACGCCGTGATGATGCTGCGGGTCCAGCGCGAACGCATGGACCCCGGCGGGGGCGGGTTCTTCCCGAGCGCTGCCGAGTACGCGCGCCGCTACGGCCTCGACGCGACCCGCGCGGCGACCCTGCCGGACCACGCGATCGTCTTGCACCCCGGCCCGATGAACCGGGGGATGGAGATCTCCGCCGAGGTCGCCGACGGCTCGCGGTCGGTCATCGTGGAGCAGGTCACCAACGGCGTCAGCGTGCGAATGGCCGTGCTCTACCTGCTGCTCGGGGGAGCCCAACCCGCCATCGGCGAGCAGCCGGGGGTGGCCGAGTGA
- the gmk gene encoding guanylate kinase: MAAADAEEKRRPARLTVLSGPSGVGKSTVVAHLRARHPEIWLSVSATTRAPRPDEVDGQTYSFVTPDRFAQMVAAGEFLEWAEFAGHRYGTPRRPVEERLAAGTPVILEIELQGARQVRAVRPEALFVFLTPPSWDVLVERLTGRGTEPADVIARRLEVATRELAAASEFDVTLVNDDVEAVCSRLVALMGVTG; encoded by the coding sequence GTGGCGGCAGCTGACGCGGAGGAGAAGCGGCGGCCGGCGCGGCTGACCGTCCTCTCCGGCCCCTCCGGGGTCGGGAAGAGCACCGTGGTGGCGCACCTGCGCGCCCGGCACCCGGAGATCTGGCTGTCGGTGTCGGCCACGACCCGCGCGCCGCGCCCGGACGAGGTCGACGGGCAGACGTACTCCTTCGTCACCCCCGATCGCTTCGCGCAGATGGTGGCGGCGGGGGAGTTCCTCGAGTGGGCGGAGTTCGCCGGCCACCGCTACGGCACGCCCCGCCGTCCCGTCGAGGAGCGTCTCGCCGCGGGGACCCCGGTGATCCTGGAGATCGAGCTGCAGGGGGCCCGCCAGGTCCGGGCCGTACGTCCGGAGGCCCTGTTCGTCTTCCTCACCCCGCCGTCGTGGGACGTCCTCGTCGAGCGGCTGACCGGACGCGGCACCGAGCCGGCCGACGTCATCGCCCGCCGCCTGGAGGTCGCGACGCGCGAGCTCGCCGCCGCCTCGGAGTTCGACGTCACGCTGGTCAACGACGACGTCGAGGCCGTCTGCAGCCGGCTGGTAGCCTTGATGGGCGTCACCGGCTGA
- the rpoZ gene encoding DNA-directed RNA polymerase subunit omega, which yields MSGTIARPEGITEPPIDELLDAVDNKYGLVLYAAKRARQINAYYSQLGEGLLEYVGPLVETHVQEKPLSVALREINAGLLTLEHVEPPSED from the coding sequence TTGTCCGGCACCATCGCCCGCCCCGAGGGCATCACCGAGCCGCCGATCGATGAGCTCCTGGACGCCGTCGACAACAAGTACGGCCTGGTTCTGTACGCCGCCAAGCGCGCCCGCCAGATCAACGCCTACTACAGCCAGCTCGGCGAGGGCCTGCTCGAGTACGTCGGCCCGCTCGTCGAGACCCACGTCCAGGAGAAGCCGCTCTCGGTGGCCCTGCGCGAGATCAACGCCGGCCTGCTGACCCTGGAGCACGTCGAGCCTCCGTCGGAGGACTGA
- the pyrF gene encoding orotidine-5'-phosphate decarboxylase: MSQAFGERLHQRLERFGALCVGIDPHAGLLDAWGLPRSAAGAERFARTVVEALAGRVAVLKPQSAFFECHGSAGIAALERTLADIRGTDSLALLDVKRGDIGSTMQAYASAYLDPSSPLAADAVTLSPYLGFGSLQPAFDLAASTGAGVFVLALTSNPEGPEVQGAHGADGRTVAGTVLDHLAALNAGASPLGSFGAVVGATVGETAYDLTRVNGPLLAPGFGAQGGTAADLARVFGAALPRVVVSTSRDVLRAGPSVAALREAADRSAAQLADVLTRR, from the coding sequence GTGAGTCAGGCCTTCGGGGAGCGGTTGCACCAGCGGTTGGAGCGCTTCGGCGCGCTCTGCGTGGGGATCGACCCGCACGCCGGCCTGCTCGACGCGTGGGGGCTGCCGCGCTCCGCGGCGGGGGCCGAGCGCTTCGCCCGGACCGTCGTCGAGGCCCTCGCCGGCCGGGTGGCCGTCCTCAAGCCGCAGTCGGCGTTCTTCGAGTGCCACGGCAGCGCGGGGATCGCGGCTCTGGAGCGCACGCTGGCCGACATCCGGGGCACCGACTCCCTCGCGCTGCTCGACGTCAAGCGCGGCGACATCGGGTCGACGATGCAGGCCTATGCGTCGGCCTACCTCGACCCCTCCTCGCCCCTGGCCGCCGACGCGGTCACGCTCAGCCCCTATCTCGGCTTCGGCTCGCTGCAGCCGGCGTTCGACCTGGCCGCCTCCACCGGGGCCGGCGTGTTCGTCCTCGCGCTGACCTCGAACCCCGAAGGCCCGGAGGTGCAGGGCGCCCACGGTGCCGACGGACGTACCGTCGCCGGCACCGTGCTCGACCACCTGGCGGCGCTCAACGCGGGCGCCTCCCCGCTCGGGTCCTTCGGCGCCGTGGTCGGGGCGACGGTGGGCGAGACGGCGTACGACCTGACGCGGGTCAACGGCCCCCTGCTCGCGCCCGGCTTCGGGGCGCAGGGGGGCACCGCCGCGGACCTCGCCCGAGTCTTCGGCGCGGCCCTGCCGCGCGTCGTCGTCTCGACCAGCCGGGACGTGCTGCGCGCCGGACCGTCGGTCGCGGCGCTTCGGGAGGCCGCCGACCGCTCGGCCGCCCAGCTCGCCGACGTCCTGACCCGCCGGTAG
- the mihF gene encoding integration host factor, actinobacterial type produces MALPELTPEQRTAALEKAAAARRARAEVKNRLKHSGASLADVIHDGQGDDVIGKMRVKALLESMPGVGKVRASQIMERLQISESRRVRGLGTNQVAALEREFGGGS; encoded by the coding sequence ATGGCTCTTCCCGAGCTGACTCCCGAGCAGCGCACCGCGGCCCTGGAGAAGGCGGCGGCCGCCCGGCGGGCGCGGGCCGAGGTCAAGAACCGGCTCAAGCACTCGGGCGCCTCCCTCGCCGACGTGATCCACGACGGCCAGGGGGACGACGTCATCGGCAAGATGCGCGTCAAGGCGCTCCTGGAGTCGATGCCGGGGGTCGGCAAGGTCCGCGCCTCCCAGATCATGGAGCGCCTGCAGATCTCCGAGTCGCGTCGGGTCCGCGGACTCGGCACGAACCAGGTGGCCGCGCTCGAGCGGGAGTTCGGTGGCGGCAGCTGA
- the carB gene encoding carbamoyl-phosphate synthase large subunit yields MPRRTDLSSVLVIGSGPIVIGQAAEFDYSGTQACRVLRSEGLRVILVNSNPATIMTDPEFADATYVEPITPEVVEKIIERERPDALLATLGGQTALNTAMALHERGVLEKFGVELIGADVDAIRRGEDRRAFKEIVDSVGAESARSAICHTMADCLEAVESLGYPVVVRPSFTMGGAGSGMAYDESDLRRIAGAGLQASPTTEVLLEESILGWKEYELELMRDRADNVVVVCSIENLDPMGVHTGDSITVAPALTLTDREYQRMRDVAIDIIRAVGVDTGGCNIQFAVDPLSGRLIVIEMNPRVSRSSALASKATGFPIAKIAARLAVGYTLDEIPNDITRETPASFEPTLDYIVVKVPRFAFEKFPQADATLTTTMKSVGEAMAIGRCFTEALQKALRSLEKPDAVFSWEQPPGALEDLLEQIRVPRDGRLALVHQALRAGASIEALAEATAIDPWFLDQLALVEEVAEQVRAAEELDADLLRLAKRHGFSDRQIAQLRGTTEAEVRGMRHGLGVRPVYKTVDTCAAEFAARTPYHYSSYDEETEVAPRTRPAMLILGSGPNRIGQGIEFDYSCVHAAMTLSEAGYETVMVNCNPETVSTDYDTSDRLYFEPLTLEDVLEVFHAESVAGPVAGVVVQLGGQTPLGLARALEAEGVPIVGTSPGSIHLAEDRGAFGQVLLAAGLPAPRFGTAHTFEEAKAIADAIGYPVLVRPSYVLGGRGMEIVYDEAMLADYLGRATEIGPDRPVLVDRFLDDALEIDVDALFDGTDLYLGGVMEHIEEAGIHSGDSACALPPITLGRGDIARIRRSTEQIARGVGVHGLLNVQYALASDVLYVLEANPRASRTVPFVSKATAVPLAKAAARIMAGATIAQLREEGLLPAEGDGADVPPDAPTSVKEAVLPFGRFHGVDTVLGPEMRSTGEVMGIDPAFGTAFAKSQLAAYAGGLPTSGRAFVSVANRDKRAMLFPVKALADLGFEVLATSGTADVLRRAGIPVTVVRKHFQPDDGTLDAVQQILAGDIALVVNTPYGVGARLDGYELRTAAVRRGVPSLTTIQGLSAAVLGIEAMLRGEVGVRSLQEYGRDLRGSERSDLRDSERNGGRPVDED; encoded by the coding sequence ATGCCGCGTCGCACGGATCTGTCGAGCGTCCTGGTCATCGGCTCCGGGCCGATCGTCATCGGGCAGGCCGCGGAGTTCGACTACTCGGGGACCCAGGCGTGCCGGGTGCTGCGGTCCGAGGGCCTGCGGGTGATCCTCGTCAACAGCAACCCCGCCACGATCATGACCGACCCGGAGTTCGCTGACGCCACCTACGTCGAGCCGATCACGCCCGAGGTGGTCGAGAAGATCATCGAGCGGGAGCGGCCGGACGCCCTGCTGGCGACCCTCGGCGGGCAGACCGCACTGAACACCGCGATGGCGCTGCACGAGCGCGGGGTGCTGGAGAAGTTCGGGGTCGAGCTGATCGGGGCGGACGTCGATGCGATCCGCCGCGGTGAGGACCGCCGGGCGTTCAAGGAGATCGTCGACTCGGTGGGCGCGGAGTCGGCTCGCAGCGCGATCTGCCACACGATGGCCGACTGCCTCGAGGCGGTGGAGAGCCTCGGCTACCCCGTTGTGGTCCGCCCGTCGTTCACGATGGGCGGGGCCGGCAGCGGGATGGCGTACGACGAGAGCGACCTGCGCCGCATCGCCGGTGCCGGCCTGCAGGCCAGCCCGACCACCGAGGTGCTCCTGGAGGAGTCGATCCTCGGCTGGAAGGAGTACGAGCTCGAGCTCATGCGCGACCGCGCCGACAACGTCGTCGTCGTCTGCTCGATCGAGAACCTCGACCCGATGGGCGTGCACACCGGCGACTCGATCACGGTCGCGCCGGCGCTCACCCTCACCGACCGCGAGTACCAGCGCATGCGCGACGTGGCGATCGACATCATCCGTGCGGTCGGCGTCGACACCGGAGGCTGCAACATCCAGTTCGCCGTCGACCCGCTCAGCGGGCGACTCATCGTGATCGAGATGAACCCGCGCGTCTCACGCTCCTCGGCGCTCGCGTCGAAGGCCACCGGCTTCCCGATCGCCAAGATCGCGGCCCGGCTCGCGGTCGGCTACACCCTCGACGAGATCCCCAACGACATCACGCGCGAGACTCCCGCGTCCTTCGAGCCGACCCTGGACTACATCGTCGTCAAGGTCCCGCGCTTCGCGTTCGAGAAGTTCCCCCAGGCGGACGCGACGCTGACCACGACGATGAAGTCCGTCGGCGAAGCGATGGCGATCGGCCGGTGCTTCACCGAGGCGCTCCAGAAGGCGTTGCGATCGCTGGAGAAGCCGGATGCGGTGTTCTCCTGGGAGCAGCCGCCGGGCGCGCTGGAGGATCTGCTCGAGCAGATCCGGGTACCGCGCGACGGGCGGCTCGCGCTGGTGCACCAGGCGCTGCGGGCCGGAGCGAGCATCGAGGCCCTCGCCGAGGCGACGGCGATCGACCCCTGGTTCCTCGACCAGCTGGCCCTCGTCGAAGAGGTCGCCGAGCAGGTCCGCGCCGCCGAAGAGCTGGACGCCGACCTGCTCCGCCTGGCCAAGCGCCACGGCTTCTCAGACCGCCAGATCGCGCAGCTGCGCGGGACGACCGAGGCCGAGGTACGTGGCATGCGCCACGGGCTCGGCGTCCGCCCGGTCTACAAGACCGTCGACACCTGCGCGGCGGAGTTCGCCGCCCGCACGCCGTACCACTACTCCTCCTACGACGAGGAGACCGAGGTCGCCCCCCGCACCCGGCCGGCGATGCTGATCCTGGGCAGCGGGCCCAACCGAATCGGGCAGGGCATCGAGTTCGACTACTCCTGCGTCCACGCGGCGATGACGCTCAGCGAGGCCGGGTACGAGACCGTCATGGTCAACTGCAACCCGGAGACGGTGTCGACCGACTACGACACCAGCGACCGGCTGTACTTCGAGCCGCTCACCCTCGAGGACGTCCTCGAGGTCTTCCACGCCGAGTCCGTGGCCGGTCCGGTCGCCGGGGTCGTGGTGCAGCTCGGCGGGCAGACCCCCCTCGGGCTCGCCCGCGCCCTGGAGGCCGAGGGGGTGCCGATCGTCGGGACCTCGCCCGGCTCCATCCACCTCGCCGAGGACCGGGGGGCCTTCGGCCAGGTGCTGCTCGCCGCCGGCCTGCCGGCGCCGCGCTTCGGGACCGCGCACACCTTCGAGGAGGCCAAGGCGATCGCCGACGCCATCGGCTACCCCGTGCTCGTGCGGCCGAGCTACGTCCTGGGTGGACGCGGGATGGAGATCGTGTACGACGAGGCGATGCTGGCCGACTACCTCGGGCGGGCCACCGAGATCGGCCCGGACCGGCCGGTGCTCGTCGACCGCTTCCTCGACGACGCCCTCGAGATCGACGTCGACGCGCTCTTCGACGGGACCGACCTCTATCTGGGCGGGGTGATGGAGCACATCGAGGAGGCCGGGATCCACTCCGGCGACTCCGCGTGCGCCCTGCCGCCGATCACGCTGGGCCGGGGAGACATCGCCCGGATCCGGCGCTCCACCGAGCAGATCGCCCGGGGCGTCGGCGTGCACGGGCTGCTCAACGTCCAGTACGCCCTGGCCTCCGACGTGCTCTACGTCCTCGAGGCGAACCCGCGCGCCTCGCGCACCGTGCCGTTCGTCTCCAAGGCCACGGCGGTGCCGCTGGCGAAGGCCGCCGCCCGCATCATGGCCGGCGCGACCATCGCCCAGCTGCGGGAGGAGGGCCTCCTGCCGGCCGAGGGGGACGGCGCCGACGTCCCTCCGGACGCCCCAACCTCGGTCAAGGAGGCGGTCCTTCCCTTCGGGCGCTTCCACGGCGTCGACACCGTCCTCGGTCCGGAGATGCGCTCGACCGGCGAGGTCATGGGCATCGATCCCGCCTTCGGGACGGCGTTCGCGAAATCCCAGCTCGCGGCCTACGCCGGCGGACTGCCCACGTCCGGCCGGGCGTTCGTGTCCGTGGCGAACCGCGACAAGCGCGCGATGCTCTTCCCGGTGAAGGCGCTCGCCGACCTCGGCTTCGAGGTGCTCGCGACCTCCGGGACGGCCGACGTGCTCCGACGCGCGGGCATCCCGGTCACCGTCGTCCGCAAGCACTTCCAGCCCGATGACGGCACCCTCGACGCCGTCCAGCAGATCCTCGCAGGGGACATCGCGCTCGTCGTGAACACGCCGTACGGCGTCGGCGCCCGCCTCGACGGCTACGAGCTGCGCACCGCCGCGGTGCGCCGGGGAGTCCCCAGCCTGACCACCATCCAGGGGCTGTCCGCTGCGGTCCTGGGCATCGAGGCGATGCTCCGGGGTGAGGTGGGGGTCCGCTCGCTGCAGGAGTACGGTCGGGACCTCCGGGGCTCGGAGCGAAGCGACCTCAGGGACTCGGAGCGAAACGGTGGTCGACCCGTGGACGAGGACTGA